A stretch of DNA from Scomber japonicus isolate fScoJap1 chromosome 19, fScoJap1.pri, whole genome shotgun sequence:
TCCTCTAGGCTACGATCATGAACTCCTGTTCTCATTAACAAAAACGATATTTGTATTAGCTGCGTATAGTTTGAAAAACCCAGTTTGAACATTGTAGGCAGTTTGAATGTTGTAACAGGAATGTTTAGCTGCATACATGCCCTTGGGTTACAAATGTTTGAGTAAAATATGAATAGCTTTGAATATGATCTCACAGTTTCATCCAGTGCTGCTTTGACTATTCAAAACACAGAGATATTTGAATGAGGAATACTtgttttgtgtgcgtgtgtgtgtgtgagagagaaagagatagagacagaaaggggaaaaaaggtgaTTTTCACtgtgacacatacagacatgacTTTTACTTTCGATTTCTTAGCCACAATGTTGGTTGAACATGTCATGCCGCTGTAAAAACAATCCCCCATGACAAGCAAAGACCTGCTTTATGTACATTTTCAGTAGGACTTTACTGTGAGTCTGTTGAAAACCCATTAGAAACATTTATTACGTGTTGGGTTTTTCTCATcgtttcaaaaatgttttaagactGGGATGAATTTGCTTATTATACATTCACACCAAGCATGATCTTTAAGTCTGATACCTTGACAATATCATAACATAAACACTTGGTATTTCATAGGAatcaaaaaatcaaatcaaattaaattaaatcaactttcctacttaaataaaagttaatgatGATGTGGTGTCAAGTCGTATGATGTTTGCACTCAAGGGCATGGAGGAAGTAAGCAACGCAATGACCAAATAAGGACCACTGAGGGCAACAAAGCTATTAAGTGTGTGTCTGGAGCCTTAAGGTTTAGGTTAGCATGTGAGGGCCAGACAAGAAGGGATTCAGTATAATGACcttgcacgtgtgtgtgtgtgtgtgtgtgtgtgtgtgtgtgtgtgtgtatgtgcatttggGAAGTGGATCCATTGATATGGGGATAAGCAGCTGGTGACCCGTTAGCTTTATTACTCATTAACCTACACAGTCTCTACAAACAGCTCTGGACAAACACGACATCGACCCCAAAACTCTTGTGTTTCAGTGTTAGAAATTCAAAGCTTTATCACATGAACCAGGACCTACTAGCTACTCAGTCCTTAAACAGAAGCTCTCTAGGTATCTTCCAATTCCTGAGAGTTATTTCATTAAAAGTCATTAATAGGTTTGCTTAAAGAGCTCAAAAAACCTTTTCTCACATACTCCAAGCAGTATAAagtcatacatactgtatggtCATAGAATTATTTGAGTAGCTGGGACATTTTGTCTCCAAACACATTTCCATTGTGCTCCTTTGAATTGAGGTGCCAGAGCTGTCTTAAAAACTTGGCACATAGAAACTTATCTACAGAGCTTTTGTTGAACCaactatatatattatatatataagaCACCTGTTGCAGatttttcattcacttttcaaatgaatcaacACTGATAATACCATGACACCATGACCAAATAATCAGTGCTTTATTACTCTTTTTACTTCATCAGAAGAGGTTGGAAGATTAACCTGTTTTTCAGCCATGAGTAGCATCAACATGCCTGTGAGAGAAAAATATGGATCTGCTCCACACAGACTTAACAACCCCCACCACATCACTCGCTCACTTCCGCTGCACAACTCGCCTCCCGCCCACCCACTCCCTCATCCTGTCTATTTCTCCCTCATCCTCACCTGTTTATTTTGCTCTCATCAATGCCCTCATCTGTACCTCTTCGTTTATCTctcatatatacagtacattcctctacttcctgtctctctctctctctttctgttgatacacaaacacatgacaaaTGTCACAAACTCATTCATGAAAACATAGCGGCACTCAGTCAAGGCTTAATCACTGGATTATGAGATTAGAAAATGGGACAGATTTAGAGCGTGTGCATACACATCCATCACACACATACTTGcacaagtctgtgtgtgtgttgtttttttatgtgtgtgttttaactttatttgtacTCCATGACTGCAGGGTTCCCATTATATTACAGTTATGAAAACAGGCTGACAGTTTATTGCACTTTTAATGAAGTTATTATAACTAAGGTACAGGAACAAGACCACACCTCACTCTATCTTTCTAATTGAATCACCTGTGCATACCTTCATAAGCATGTCCAACAGCTTTCTCTTCCCATTTGTCGCAGTTGTCATGACCCTCCCCACCAAACCCCATTGTTTTCCAATATCCTCTTTGAATGGGCAGCATGTTGActcagtggttagcactgtttCCTCGCATCAAGAAGACCCAGGGTTTGAATTCCTGCTGTTCCAGGGActttctgatgatgatgatgatgatgaaacagcCCCCCCCTTAATCCCCATGCAATCAACCCCAATCATCCCATCATACAAGACCTCGAACAACCTTCAGCTTCCATGTACCCCCCCAGTGACTGACCCCCAGTCATCCCTCTCCTCAACCCTGAATCATCCTACTGTTCATGACCCTCATCCAATTCTGGTGTGGCATGGTCTCTTAGTCTCTCAACTAGTGTAGGATTAGAAGGAATACATCCATTTGCTTTCTTTCATAGGATTACATACTGTCAAGGTTAgctgttttcctctctttccaaCATTTAAGCTAAGATAAAATAACTATCCTCAGCTGCTAGCCTCATATGTAACTCTCTTTTACTCGTAATTCCTTTAAAGAAATCCATTGGTAGTCAGCTCTGCCACTCACACACTGAGATGCAGACCTGGTCATCATTGGTGTCTTACTTAGAGGATCAGACCATCAACCCTGTGATGGATGACCCATCCTCTCTCGTTGCTGTCgtcatcttgtgtgtgtgtacttgacTTGTTGTCATCTGTCACCTTgatattttgctgttttcttgtgtttgtgtgttgcttGCATATATCACATGGTATGCTGCTGCTAATGGCAATGATGTCCTGTATAGTCCATGTTATCTATTTAATTAACAGTGACATTCCATTTTCTATTATTGTTTTGCAGACATGTCCTTTTTCAGTaacatatttttgtttctgtccaGGGACAGGAATAATTTACATCAGTGTTTATTTCTGTAACAAAcattacagtaataaactgcACTGCCCCTCTCagagaaataattaaattacaatAGACAACATTAGAGACAGAAATCATGATGAGGGTATCAGACTgagaaatgagagagaagaaaatggagtaaaaaggagaggaagagaaagagagatgtttACTACACTGACGTGTATAAAGTGCATAaatatcttctctctctctttctgtctctctcttaacCGCTGTATTGACGGATGACGGCATGCAGGCGAGGGATGTGAGGGGATGAATGGATGGACaggggagagaagagggagggagggatgacaTCAGTGCAAGAGTCTCTTCCAGGCCTATCCCCTCGCAGCTCCCTGCTTGCTGTCTCCGCCCTCCCACACCTCTCCCTTGTTGCTATGGCAGCAGCACCATCCCGCCTGTGCGAGGCATTGTTTGGGGTTTGGTAGTAATGAGGcctggtgtatgtgtgtgtgtgtgtgtgtaaaagaggcTACAATCCAGCACAGATCCCTCACTTTCCCTCCTCTACCTCTTTGTGatccttcatgtcgtcctcctcTTGCATCCTATCTTCCTTTGTTCCTCATCCAGTCTTCCTCCGTCTTCTTGCCTGTCGCTGTCTCGTCTTCCGTCTCACCTTCCCTAACCTCTCTGGTCCTTTCAttcatgattcattttttttgctgcattgCTGCTCTCAGTGATGCACACTTTATGTTCAGAGACAGgagatactgtacatgcacgcacatttttttgcacagtGTGTCCAAATTGAGATTTTTCTGTAAGGATTCACTTTTTACACATAATGATTTAACAACAAGGATTaaggaaaaactgaacaaatagTCCATACAGTACAGGACACCAGGGGTAACTGAATGGTTTGATTATTAATGATGCAAATGATATGAATCATGTGCCAGGGTCTTTGCAGTCACCAGACCTCAACTCAAACCAGAGAGATTTTACACTCATGACTTACACTCCAGACCAGCATCATCAGTTTTATAACCAGAATATCAAATTCTTAAACATAGCACTTTTGCCTAATAACCTTGACCCTGCTGCCATATCTCTCAAATTTTAGCTCATTCTTTCTCCTAGTTTTTATACaaatcagacagaaaacatgacATTCCTTTTGTATTAATACTAAGAATTTCTCATGAGATCAAGCCTGTTGGAAAAAAGCAGCTTCTGATACTGATCCTCTGCTTTCAATTGTCATTTCAACAGTGCTGTCAGAACATGGTTGTATTACATGAATTACATCTTGGagtattcattaaaaataaaccagACATATGTTTCATAGATGGAGGCCTATGGTGTAAGCAAATGAAAGAGCCCCCCACACAAGCACATGTAACATAAGCCCATTCATAATAGATGTATCTGAGGATGATACAGTCTGAATATGATCCATTTTGTCGTCTGTTTATCTCTTTCAGCTGGTGTGTCTGCCTGTTATGCTTTCAGTCTGTTTATGTCAGTATGTCTGCgttttccctcctctcatctGCCGCCGTGCTGCTCTTTCCTCTCGTAACCATGGAAATGAGATCAACATGCAAATACCTGAGCACACTCACTAAGGCTGTGTGATAGAAGATGCAAATTGTGTTTCCGCTTGTAGGAttacacacacccacccacccacacacacacacacacacacacacacacacacacacaaatacatgcacgcacaaacacacgcacacagacacacaaatgcacatgcGGAcgtatacacacgcacacataacGTACGTGTGCACACATACGTAAGCACACCCACCTGCAGCCCAATGCATTACACCACAAGCAGACTTAAACTATCTATAGGAAGTAGTATACTTCTAATACAAGTGAATATTAACCCTAATCCTACCAAATGGGGTACCTGCAGACCCCAAAAAGTATACTTTTTGACATATCTCACAAGTTTTATTCTATCATTCATCTATCATTCCATTTTCATGACTTTGCCAATTAATTTGTTCCTAACCTACttcatattgttttctgtttctgttttagcctaattagtgctttttaaaaatactaatGTACTGGGATCCTGAGGGACCCCAGTCAAAAGTATCTAATTCCGCCTATGCAGTTTTAATAGATGAAACTATTTATTAAGTTCATGTTTGTTATGGGTCCTAATTTCAAGTATCACCAAATTACCATATTTCTACACACTATTCAAAATTAACGGTAGTTTTTGTATTTATAATCAGCagaacattaacattcattttcagtgaATGGTTTAGCtggttttggtctccaccaacccTGAGAAAAATGTCTGGCACTGAAGCTGCTATAGATGCTTTTGCACCAGCAAGTTTAACCTACTTTCTGTTTGCTTTTCGGTTCTGGGCTATTGCTTTATGAGACTTTCTTAAGATTAAACATGCAAAGTTTAATGAAGTGGGGAAAGTCAATTTTCAGTAAATGTGTGGGTTTCAAACCAAAGACAATACACTAAAAGAAGCTAAAAAGCACCACAGAGATGCAAGTTCTCAGGATCAAAGGACCTAGACAAAAGCCAAATATTAAAttgcacataaaatatatatatacatatacctatgtttctgcacaaacacaagttttttatttattatacagcCCAGAAACTTGGATTTGTTTCACAAGACTATAAGTACATCCTTGATGGATTAGGAAAAGATCAATATTACAACCCACTGAGGATAGAATATGTCACTGTGATTTAGCACACATGAACTCAATATAACTAGcgatgtttattattattatcattattatcgttatcattattattattattattttactatccctgaatttaaatctgaaataactttttttttaaaaaaacaactttatttcaTCATAACAAAACCTCTAATGATCAACCAAATGCGGTCATGAGCTGGTTAAGGCATGAGTGCCAAACTCCACTGCACGCCTTATAGAGTCCAATCTCCATCCCCATCGACTCTCGTTTCATTgatgtttgccttttttttatgaatgaacGGCAGAAGAGGGAAGGGGACGAGAAACTGGACGCGTTGTGATAGGCTGCTATCGGTTGACGTCACCTCCGCCGTGACGCGATGCAcccattcattaaaaaaagggagagaaaaaaaaagagaaacaattcAGAGGAGAAACActcgagagagcgagagcgagagagggagaacgAGGTGGCCGGACTGTGCGTAAAAGTAGAGAGACAACATGCGTGGATAGAAGAGAGGTGCAAAGGGAATCCGTGCGCCTTATCCAGGTTTAGAGGAAGGTGGAGGCACAGAAAAGAGACACAGCGATCCAGGAGATTATAGTGACGGTGAAGCCTACACACGCACACTGAAACGATTCGCGATGGAGGAGCTGTGCGAGATGGAGTGCCCGCTGCTGAAACGGCTCCTGAAGGAGGACAGTGCCAAGTGCCTACTGCTGGACTGTCGATCGTTTCTCGCCTTCAGTGCGGGACACATCCGAGGTGCCGTCAACGCCCGCTGCAACACAATCGTCCGCCGCAGGGCTAAGGGCTCCGTGCTGAGCCTGGAGCAGGTACTGGCCGGGGACGAGGAGGTCCGGAGCCGCCTCCGCTCCGGGATGTACTCCGCCGTGGTGTTGTACGACGAGAGGACGCCCGACGCCGACACAGTGAAGGAGGACAGCACTATCACCCTGGTGCTCAACGCGCTATGCAGGGACTCCGCCGATACGGACATATACCTGCTCAAAGGTACATATGTGGTTAGTTATTACGCTCAGACTTTATATGGGTCAGCTTCATAAATGATTGTCAAATACACGTGCAAGTAGCCTCAATATGGTTATTAAATGTCAGGAATCAGCTTCCGAATGGGTCCATTGAAGCTTTTGATTGTAATATCATAAATAAATGCTCGTTTTCCCTAAATTCAACCTTAAAATTAGGCAATAAAAAGGTATGAAAATGACGACATTACATATACAAGTGCAGCAGATTcacataataatgtaataattgtgtataatataattatataataatacaattaaataaatgtatttaaatgtaggTAAATGTATTATGGTGTTAATTTTATTCTTGGATTCAGCCTTTATATGGGGCAATACCAACCTACAATACTATTATTGCATTTGTTAATATTATAGGCAAGCCCTTTAAATTCTAATAACTAAGGAATTTATTTTTGAATAAGCTTTTATATTAGCAAAAATGGTGAAAACTGCAAACCTGCAAGGatataatgaatatatttttgtCTAATTGTGGCATGTATGCACAGACCACCAAtctatttttttgctttttatatttttcagcaCAATCAATAATATCTCCTCCATAAACATTGCTAGTATTGTTTCATCAGCTGCTCATTAGCCCATAAACCAGAGATTGAAATATCCTGCACTGgtgtattttcctttctttcttttttttccaatacactcactcactcacagctacacacattcacacacagaccaATGGCCGTGAGCTGAGTGAATGAGGTAATGCTGATGCGTAGAAGCTACATCAAACCGGAGGGACTTACAGGACACACATCATTTCAGAAAGAGGCCGCTGTGGGTAAATCATTGAAGGAAAGCGGTCAAATCTAAAAATCAACGCTCAAATTTACTCTCCACACTACATTTAGACTGCAGGAAATTTGAAAGGCAAAGCTGCTGCAAGCTGTGGcgcattcatcttttttttgtgtgagtgtgtgcgttttatgtatgtgtgtgtgcaccctAATGACGCAGACGCCTTGAAGCACAGGAGTGTATGCATGTAGCTTATAAACATGACATTTCCCAGTTAATCTGATTTGATCCCTGAGGTGCAGAGAGCAGCGGTCAGCCTGCAGatgtataaaaaaacacaaagggaTGATGAAATTGTTTCAAATCCACACCAGCAGACCCAGAATAGAGTAAGTCAGGGATCCGTTTAACAGACTTAATGTCAGACTAATTGAATGCAGAGGAGAAAATCCTGGTGCACCATGCTCACATGTAAATATGGGCTTCTTTTGTCCTTAATCAGGCATTTCGATTGTGTTTTATGCACAAACAAAAAGGGTGTAAAAGTCTGTTGCTGCAGCTCATATTTTACTATGTTTATTTCTAAAACACTGCTTAATAAATGAAGATATGCTATACTTTCTTTAGAGGAAAGGACTGAATATataatgcatcatatttaaTCGTGACGTCTCTCTTTTTTCAGGTGGATATGACAGGTTTTTCACAGAGTACCCAGAGTTTTGTTTGAAGACCAAATCCTTACCGTCCCTCGCCAGCCAGTCCAGCATCGACTCTGCCTGCTCGTCTTGTGGAACGCCACACCATGACCaggtacaaaacacacacacacaagtacaaatacacacaatacacacacgcacagacgaCAACAAACCTGCAGGAACCTCCCACACCAGCAAACTTACACCTAAAATAACATAATTGACGTTCATCAGTGTCAAATTCAATTAAAACCTGTTTCAGCCTCTTATCTAAAAAAAGTCGACCTCAGTTCACACGTTGACATGCGAGAGCTCCTGTgtgcaaacacagcagcagctgggGGTTAtttgccttgctcaagggcaacTCAACTGCTGTTCACTTCCCCATCTTCATTCAACTGTTTTTCAcaaccagtcaaccagtcaACGTGGAGCCACAAACTGGTTTCTTGAGGCTCTAGGCCATTCCTGAGAAAATAcacttattatttataaatgGGTTATTCTCCTGATAATACGTGTAGCTTGGAGGTCATACATAGCTCACCATTGATTCACctctgcatcacttcctgtgacCTGGTTAACCTTGTTTTGTTGGTCAGTGATCTGCTGTTGTTTCAGCCTGCAGATTTTATGCAACGCTCACAGTCACATGTGGTTCGGGTTTAATTCCCCTGGAACGCATGAGAAGAGAGATGCAGACAATCTggcctctgtgtgttttctaaGAAAAAATGCGAGTCATGGACACACTGTCAGGTGGATTTTTTGTTTGACAAATAGGCCAAATTTGACGGAGTAGCCCAGCTTCCTGTTGTAGCACAGAAATAATGGACAGGGTAAAATAGCGAGCCGGGTATCTCGTTTGCTTTTTCCCTCTcgccctccacccccctcctcccccctcctccccctcttcctcacATTACATCTCTTAGCAGTATTGATCATTTCCTGACACTGTGTCAGTACCGAGGTCGTCAGCGGCAGTGACATAAACAGACAGAGTCCTTGTCAATAAGACTCACTGTCGGTATAGACCACCAACCGGTTGACCCCTTGGGGGAAAAACTACTTCCACTCTGACATCagaatacattttgaaatactgttcttttaaaaacaaaaatgatccAATATTGGATTGTTTCATGTAAACATCAGTTTGCAGTTTGCACAGATACTAGCGGAATCCAACCCAGCAATTTACATTAATGTGATAAAAGCTCATGAAGAAAGCTCTTGACATTTAAATGATGACAGTCATGgatatttctttttaacaaaacacaacaaaactatAAAGGTCAAACACATTTGAAACTCGATGTTTCCTTTCTgcaaaaagtataaaaataacccTTCACGTCCTCAGTCGATGTTATGTGAGAAAGTATGTTATTTATGCACTGCACATAACGCAGCAGAACATTGCAGTTTTTCTAACTCCGTAGCACACATCACACAGCAGTTATTGACATGGACTAGCTTTCTGGGGAAATGTTACTGTTCAGAATATTTTCCTCAGgagaatgtttttttcctcatacTCATAAAATGGATCGTATAATTACAAGGCACAAGAGAGTGGTGAATGTCCTCACTGGTGCATAAAAAACATGCTGATATTTCCATTTAATTCCATGGGCGGCACATGGAGACACTGGTCAGTCGAGCAGACACTTGGATCCCAACAGTAAGGCTGTTGGGTAATTGTGTTTCCATATGGGGGaaataaataactaactaaACGGCCCGTATCGAAGGAGCCTGCATTAATCATACAGATAATAAGCTACTCTTGTCTAGTGATAAGTGTGGCTAATGTgattaacaaaatatttaagCGAGGTCACGCTTATGCTGAAGTCATCTGGTGTCTGCCCACTGCTGCACAATGAGACAGAGAATTCTTTGTCTTATCATACAAGCtgttttcattcaaatgaattctGTCCGGCGTGGTTCTCCTAGCTGATCTGGTTTGGTTGGGTCAAGGGATGTTTCTAATGTGGACTCAATCACTGCtgattgaatgaatgagttACTACTTGGACGTATGAATGAATGGTCTCCTCACTGCTGATTAAAAcggaaataattaattaatcaccatcttcccatttttctttttttcccagggTGGACCAGTTGAGATCCTGCCATTCCTCTACCTTGGCAGCGCCCTCCATGCCTCAAAAAAGGAGGTTTTGGACACCATAGGAATCTCTGCCTTGCTGAATGTGTCGTCCGATTGCCCCAACCACTTTGAGGGGGTGTACCAGTACAAATGCATCCCTGTGGAGGACAACCACAAAGAAGACATCAGCTGCTGGTTCCTGGAGGCGATTGAGTTCATAGGTCAGTAAGAAAGTGtgggatatgtgtgtgtgtgtgtgtgtgtgtgtgtgtgtgtgggatgtcAGCAATATGAATGCATTCCCATGGTGGATAGACACGAATAAAACGAGCTTGCTTCAGGCTATGGCATGTTTTGTGCTTCTTGTGGTTCGATCGAGGTCAAGTAATTTTTAGATAAAATCAAAAGAGTTAATCTTGGTTAAGTTTGTTAGTGGGATGTTGTTGTGTAAGTGTGTACATGTGGagtgcctttttttaaaaatagttgtttGGCTAAATATTGTCGATAAGCCTACAATATGAAACCACACAAGGAAATATgataatatttcaaaattgaccAAACCATAAATATCTTGGTGTTGTGTGCCAAGATCTCATTGCTGTTGTTTGTCACCTCTGAGAGATCACATGTAAATCAAGCACTGATTCCTTCTGTTTCCTCTGGATTGATGCAGTTTGTTAGCAATGGGGGCTCATCACTGCTGCTAAGCCTGAAGAGTAAAACACATGAACGGAAGGACTTTCATGTCTGTGCATGTAGACATTCATTCAGAGAAATTTGTGGCAGATTGCTATTTTTATGTGGCCTTTTATCACACATCTCAGCAGAGGtagaaaactaaagaaataaCCCACCAAAATCAAATGAATCCATCATAGAAAAAAAATTACGGAAGAGTTTGGAATGAGAAAATATTCCAGTCAATCAATTGTCCGTGAGGtgattacatgtgtgtgtgtgtgtgtgtggttttcttACGGTGGATGTATGTTCGTGAGCGTGtactctgctgtgtgtgtgtgtgtaggtgctgGTATGCGTCATAGTTAGCTGCTGTGGGACCAGATTCTGACTCATCCACTGTTACCGGGTGAACAGACGCTATGGTGGAGTTACctgaaatatttgtgtgtggatgtataggtgtgtgtgcgtgtgtgtaagaAAGAGATTGCGAGAGAAAAATGACATACATCTGAAAAGCAGAGCGAGACATAAAGAATGAGAGATGGGGGGACCGCTCTGTGTATTTTAGACGTCTTCATTCTCGTGTGCCACTCAGATCATGGAAGTGAAGTAGATGGAAAACTAGATTAAATTcatcaacatgaaaaaaaaacccaataaataTAGTCGTTCCATTATCTTCTTATTGTATGCTTCTAATTTCCTGCAGGACTCCACACATGCTCCAGGACATTAACATGAGCATCCCACTAATCATGCACGCTGAGGTTGTAGGGGGAAAATTGAGTTACTGTAAACGCTTTAATCAAGCTATTACCTAAATCTGGTTATTCACAGTAATGGAGTCGTAGCATGCGTCTAAACCTActgaaagagggagagacataAATAGGACAAGGGAGGAAGTGTGAAAGAGAGGCTGATGACTCAAATGTTTGCACTT
This window harbors:
- the dusp4 gene encoding dual specificity protein phosphatase 4, which encodes MEELCEMECPLLKRLLKEDSAKCLLLDCRSFLAFSAGHIRGAVNARCNTIVRRRAKGSVLSLEQVLAGDEEVRSRLRSGMYSAVVLYDERTPDADTVKEDSTITLVLNALCRDSADTDIYLLKGGYDRFFTEYPEFCLKTKSLPSLASQSSIDSACSSCGTPHHDQGGPVEILPFLYLGSALHASKKEVLDTIGISALLNVSSDCPNHFEGVYQYKCIPVEDNHKEDISCWFLEAIEFIDSIRDSSGRVLVHCQAGISRSATICLAYLMKRKRVRLDEAFEFVRRRRSIISPNFSFMGQLLQFESQLLATSCAAEAAATASPLLGPKSSSTTTSTTATPTSPFIFNFPVSVVNSAYLHHNPITTSPGC